One stretch of Rhizobium rhizoryzae DNA includes these proteins:
- a CDS encoding DUF983 domain-containing protein — protein sequence MAEQQALSTPVKPVRFGGAQEPERQLGQSIMRGLRCTCPRCGTGRLFKAFLKPVEQCSACGEDLHHQRADDLPPYLVIFIVGHVTVGGFMMTDMVWQLSVWTHLAIWTPITILMALLMMQPIKGGVIGLQWALKMHGFGKEDESVDPGRGGPID from the coding sequence ATGGCCGAGCAGCAAGCATTATCAACTCCTGTAAAGCCAGTTCGGTTTGGAGGCGCGCAGGAGCCTGAGCGGCAACTGGGTCAATCCATCATGCGTGGACTGCGTTGTACCTGTCCTAGATGTGGCACTGGTCGTCTGTTCAAGGCGTTTCTGAAGCCGGTGGAGCAATGCTCTGCTTGTGGTGAAGATCTGCACCACCAGCGGGCCGATGACCTGCCCCCTTACCTCGTCATCTTCATCGTGGGTCACGTGACCGTCGGTGGATTCATGATGACAGATATGGTCTGGCAATTGTCCGTCTGGACGCATCTGGCGATCTGGACGCCAATCACAATCCTTATGGCGCTGCTGATGATGCAGCCAATCAAGGGGGGCGTGATCGGCCTGCAGTGGGCGCTGAAAATGCACGGTTTCGGAAAAGAAGATGAGAGTGTCGACCCCGGCCGAGGCGGCCCAATTGATTGA
- a CDS encoding MFS transporter, whose protein sequence is MDSYSKDKHNPSQGDGDSCHPEEIHWPSLFAAISAISAVGIAIGLGLPLLSIILEKRGISSTLIGLNSAMAGVAAMAAAPITTKLAHDFGVARTMLWAVVLAAVSALGFYYATEFWMWFPLRVGFHGATTTLFILSEFWINAAAPPRKRGLVLGIYATVLAVGFAIGPLIFSKIGSEGILPFAVGAAAIMLAFIPIYIARGENPVLDEKPQQHFLRYVFLVPMATAAVFVFGAVEVGGLSLFPVYANRVGLPEASAAQLLTIMGIGNMVFQIPFGMISDRLKDRRPMLFLMALAGLLGALALPYLIHHWWLMAGLLLVWGGCVSGLYTVGLAHLGSRLTGSDLAAANAAFVFSYAVGTVAGPQAVGVSIDLAGNNGFAWALAGFFALYVVIFIVRTVFSRQRT, encoded by the coding sequence ATGGATTCATATTCGAAGGACAAGCACAATCCCAGCCAGGGAGACGGCGATAGCTGCCACCCGGAAGAGATCCACTGGCCTTCGCTGTTTGCTGCGATCTCGGCGATCAGCGCCGTTGGCATCGCGATCGGACTAGGGCTGCCCCTGCTCAGCATCATCCTGGAAAAGCGCGGCATATCATCGACACTGATTGGGCTCAATTCGGCCATGGCCGGCGTGGCAGCCATGGCCGCTGCTCCGATAACCACCAAGCTGGCCCATGATTTTGGCGTTGCCAGAACGATGCTCTGGGCCGTGGTGCTGGCCGCTGTCAGTGCGCTGGGGTTCTACTACGCGACAGAGTTCTGGATGTGGTTTCCGCTGCGCGTGGGCTTTCACGGCGCCACGACAACGCTCTTCATTCTTTCGGAGTTCTGGATCAATGCCGCCGCACCGCCCCGCAAGCGGGGACTGGTTCTCGGTATCTATGCGACCGTACTTGCCGTTGGCTTTGCCATCGGGCCGCTGATCTTCTCGAAGATCGGCAGCGAAGGCATCCTTCCCTTCGCTGTCGGCGCTGCGGCGATCATGTTGGCCTTCATCCCGATCTATATTGCGCGCGGCGAAAATCCGGTTCTTGACGAGAAACCGCAGCAACATTTCCTGCGCTATGTCTTTCTCGTTCCCATGGCGACAGCAGCCGTCTTTGTCTTCGGTGCCGTTGAAGTGGGCGGATTGTCACTCTTCCCGGTCTACGCAAACCGTGTAGGCCTGCCAGAAGCAAGCGCCGCACAGTTGCTGACCATCATGGGAATTGGCAACATGGTCTTCCAGATCCCGTTTGGCATGATTTCCGACCGCCTCAAGGACCGCAGACCAATGCTCTTCCTGATGGCTCTGGCGGGCCTGCTAGGCGCTCTGGCACTTCCTTACCTTATCCATCACTGGTGGCTGATGGCAGGCCTGCTGCTGGTCTGGGGTGGCTGCGTGTCCGGCCTCTATACAGTCGGGCTTGCGCACCTCGGATCTCGACTCACAGGATCTGATCTCGCTGCCGCCAATGCTGCCTTCGTTTTCAGCTATGCAGTCGGCACAGTCGCCGGACCGCAGGCTGTCGGAGTTTCGATCGATTTGGCAGGCAACAACGGGTTTGCGTGGGCACTTGCCGGTTTCTTTGCCCTATATGTGGTGATATTCATCGTTCGGACGGTTTTCAGCCGTCAACGGACTTGA
- the rpmG gene encoding 50S ribosomal protein L33 yields MAKATTIKIKLLSTADTGFFYVTTKNSRTFTDKMTKTKYDPIARKHVEFKETKIK; encoded by the coding sequence ATGGCGAAAGCTACGACCATCAAGATCAAGCTGCTGTCGACGGCCGATACAGGTTTCTTCTACGTGACGACGAAGAACAGCCGTACGTTCACGGACAAGATGACGAAGACGAAGTACGACCCGATCGCTCGCAAGCATGTCGAGTTCAAGGAAACCAAGATCAAGTAA
- a CDS encoding PleD family two-component system response regulator — protein MTARILVVDDIPANVKLLEARLLAEYFDVLTAENGFKALEIVANTHVDVILLDIMMPGMDGFEVCERLKANPKTMHIPVVMVTALDQPADRVRGLKAGADDFLTKPVNDLQLVARVKSLVRLKTLSDELRIRADTARTIGFEDLTRFDGFDISGQVLLVDGRGSSQERIIRALKPVAEVTAMSDPQAAIFEAAESPVDLVIINDNIEDYDPLRLCSQLRLLERTRFLPLLLITESGREDLIVRALDLGVNDYLTRPLDPNELVARTLTQIRRKRFNDKLRSSVRQTIELAVTDGLTGLHNRRYLDNHLKTLFNRAAARSRPLSVCITDIDRFKSVNDTYGHDAGDEILREFARRIRSTVRGADLACRYGGEEFVVVMPDTDAHSAASIAERLRGIIEAAPFALPSGGSLQITASLGIASFTAGVETPEQLLKNADRALYEAKNSGRNRVVAAAA, from the coding sequence ATGACAGCGCGTATTCTCGTAGTGGATGACATTCCGGCGAATGTGAAGCTGCTGGAAGCACGGCTGCTTGCCGAATACTTCGATGTATTGACGGCCGAGAATGGCTTCAAGGCGCTGGAGATTGTCGCCAACACTCATGTGGACGTTATTCTGCTCGACATCATGATGCCGGGTATGGACGGTTTTGAAGTGTGCGAGCGGCTGAAGGCCAATCCGAAGACCATGCACATTCCGGTGGTCATGGTGACGGCGCTTGACCAGCCAGCAGATCGTGTGCGTGGCCTGAAGGCCGGTGCCGATGATTTTCTCACCAAACCCGTCAACGATCTGCAACTCGTTGCGCGCGTCAAGAGTCTCGTACGTCTCAAGACGCTCAGCGACGAACTTCGCATCCGCGCCGATACCGCACGAACGATTGGTTTCGAGGATCTGACCCGGTTTGATGGTTTCGATATCAGCGGGCAGGTTCTGCTGGTGGACGGCCGTGGAAGCTCCCAGGAGCGCATAATCAGGGCGTTGAAGCCGGTAGCTGAAGTCACAGCCATGTCGGATCCACAGGCCGCGATTTTCGAGGCAGCCGAGTCTCCAGTCGATCTCGTGATCATCAACGACAATATCGAGGATTACGATCCCCTCCGGCTATGCTCGCAACTTCGCCTCCTGGAACGAACGCGCTTCCTGCCACTCCTGCTCATCACGGAAAGCGGACGTGAGGATCTTATTGTCAGGGCTCTGGACCTCGGGGTGAACGACTATCTGACGCGTCCCCTCGATCCGAACGAGCTGGTGGCGCGAACCCTGACACAGATCCGACGCAAGCGCTTCAATGACAAACTGCGATCGAGCGTTCGTCAGACGATCGAACTGGCGGTCACCGATGGCCTCACAGGCTTGCATAATCGCCGCTACCTCGACAATCATCTGAAGACGCTGTTCAATCGTGCCGCCGCCAGATCGCGCCCTCTGTCTGTATGCATCACCGATATCGACCGATTCAAAAGCGTGAACGACACTTACGGACACGATGCAGGGGATGAGATCCTGCGCGAATTTGCCCGGCGCATTCGCTCCACGGTTCGCGGGGCAGATCTTGCCTGTCGTTACGGAGGCGAAGAGTTTGTCGTCGTGATGCCGGATACGGACGCGCATTCAGCTGCCTCCATTGCAGAGCGCCTTCGTGGAATCATCGAGGCCGCTCCGTTTGCCCTTCCTTCGGGCGGTTCGCTGCAGATCACTGCGTCCTTGGGGATCGCGAGCTTTACTGCAGGCGTGGAGACACCCGAACAACTCCTGAAAAATGCTGATCGGGCCTTATACGAGGCAAAGAACAGCGGACGAAATCGGGTTGTTGCGGCGGCGGCATAG
- a CDS encoding response regulator, giving the protein MPKRVMIVEDNELNMKLFRDLIEASGYTTIQTRNGMEALDLARKHRPDLILMDIQLPEVSGLEVTKWLKEDDELHVIPVVAVTAFAMKGDEERIRQGGCEAYVSKPISVPKFLETIKTYLGDA; this is encoded by the coding sequence ATGCCCAAGCGGGTGATGATTGTTGAAGACAATGAGCTGAACATGAAGCTCTTCCGCGATCTGATCGAGGCTTCGGGGTATACGACGATCCAGACCCGCAATGGGATGGAGGCGCTGGATCTCGCGAGAAAGCACCGCCCCGATCTGATCCTCATGGATATCCAGCTCCCGGAAGTCTCGGGCCTTGAAGTCACCAAATGGCTTAAGGAGGACGATGAGCTTCACGTCATTCCGGTCGTTGCGGTCACGGCCTTCGCGATGAAGGGAGATGAGGAGCGCATCCGCCAGGGTGGATGCGAAGCCTACGTTTCCAAGCCTATTTCGGTGCCGAAGTTTCTCGAAACGATCAAGACCTATCTTGGGGACGCCTGA
- a CDS encoding DUF3572 domain-containing protein, producing the protein MRSEFVNSPKPDETAAAVLQWLANEPDMLGRFLALSGVQPMQLRSALNDPGFLAGLLDFVMSHEPTLLEFCKVSEWKPEDVVAAWRHYSGPGLDSGQHE; encoded by the coding sequence ATGCGTTCAGAATTTGTAAACAGCCCGAAGCCAGATGAAACAGCGGCCGCCGTTTTGCAGTGGCTGGCCAATGAGCCGGATATGCTGGGTCGCTTTCTGGCGCTTTCCGGGGTGCAGCCAATGCAATTGCGCAGTGCGCTGAACGATCCCGGCTTCCTGGCAGGCCTCCTCGACTTCGTCATGTCGCATGAACCCACGCTCCTCGAATTCTGCAAGGTTTCGGAATGGAAGCCAGAGGATGTCGTTGCCGCTTGGCGACATTACTCCGGACCAGGACTTGATTCGGGGCAACACGAATGA